One window of the Pedobacter ginsengisoli genome contains the following:
- the glmM gene encoding phosphoglucosamine mutase: MTLIKSISGIRGTIGGIAGNGLTPIDIVKFTAAYGSWVISKTNNKRIVLGRDARISGEMVNNLVIGTLQGLGIEVIDLGLSTTPTVEIAVPMENAGGGIILTASHNPKQWNALKLLNDKGEFISDADGKEVLEIAEKSEFAFADVDDLGKVVSNNTYLQKHIDVILALPLVDVDAIKAANFKIAIDCVNSTGGIFVPALLKALGVETVYELYCEPDGHFPHNPEPLPENLTEIAKVVQSKNADLGIVVDPDVDRLCFVCEDGSMFGEEYTLVAVADYILKNTPGNSVSNLSSTRALRDVTENAGGTYNASAVGEVNVVNKMKATNAVIGGEGNGGIIYPELHYGRDALVGIALFLTHLAKFGKSISVLRKSYPEYYISKNKITLTPEMDIDALLVKVQEKYKDQPNSTIDGLKIEFDKEWVHLRKSNTEPIIRIYSEAGSETVAEGLATKIISDIKEILKLS; this comes from the coding sequence TTGACACTAATAAAATCTATTTCTGGAATAAGGGGGACAATCGGTGGTATTGCCGGTAATGGTTTAACCCCAATCGATATTGTAAAATTCACTGCAGCCTATGGCTCATGGGTAATCAGCAAAACCAATAACAAAAGAATTGTTTTAGGCCGAGATGCCAGGATATCTGGCGAAATGGTTAATAATCTTGTTATTGGTACCTTGCAAGGTTTGGGTATTGAGGTAATAGATCTTGGTCTTTCTACCACTCCAACTGTTGAAATTGCCGTTCCAATGGAAAATGCCGGCGGTGGCATAATCTTAACTGCAAGCCATAATCCAAAACAATGGAATGCGCTGAAACTCCTTAATGACAAAGGTGAATTTATTAGCGATGCAGACGGAAAGGAAGTTTTGGAAATTGCAGAGAAATCTGAGTTTGCATTTGCTGATGTTGATGATTTAGGCAAAGTAGTAAGCAATAACACTTATCTGCAAAAACATATCGATGTAATCCTTGCGCTTCCATTAGTAGATGTTGACGCTATAAAAGCAGCTAATTTTAAAATAGCAATCGACTGTGTTAACTCAACAGGAGGCATATTTGTACCTGCTTTGTTAAAAGCTTTGGGCGTTGAAACTGTTTATGAGCTATATTGTGAACCTGATGGTCATTTCCCTCACAACCCTGAACCGCTTCCTGAAAACTTAACAGAGATTGCTAAAGTTGTACAGAGCAAAAATGCTGATCTGGGTATTGTTGTTGATCCTGATGTAGACCGTTTGTGCTTTGTTTGCGAAGATGGTTCTATGTTTGGCGAAGAATATACTTTAGTAGCAGTTGCCGATTATATTCTTAAAAACACACCAGGTAATTCAGTTTCTAACCTTTCTTCTACAAGAGCGCTTAGAGATGTTACTGAAAATGCTGGCGGAACATACAACGCATCAGCAGTTGGCGAAGTTAATGTAGTTAACAAAATGAAGGCTACAAATGCAGTTATTGGTGGAGAGGGTAACGGAGGAATTATATATCCTGAATTACACTATGGTCGTGATGCTTTAGTTGGAATAGCTTTATTTTTAACTCATTTGGCTAAATTTGGTAAGTCCATTTCTGTTTTGCGTAAAAGCTACCCTGAGTATTATATTTCTAAAAATAAGATAACATTAACTCCTGAAATGGACATTGATGCCCTATTGGTTAAAGTTCAGGAGAAATATAAAGATCAGCCAAACAGCACAATTGACGGCTTAAAAATTGAATTTGATAAGGAATGGGTACATCTGCGTAAATCAAATACAGAACCAATTATCCGTATTTATAGCGAAGCAGGATCAGAAACTGTAGCCGAGGGTTTAGCTACAAAAATCATTTCCGACATCAAAGAAATATTAAAACTGAGTTAA
- a CDS encoding cysteine desulfurase family protein — MERIYLDNAATTPLDAAVIEEMVNVMNSYYGNPSSIHAQGREVRTLIEKARKTVAGLLNATPAEIFFTSGGTEADNTAIRCGIAAFNIKHAITSKIEHHAVEHTLNMLLQQGVIDKLSFVNVDEKGNIDYNHLEELLKNNERSFVSLMHANNELGTLTDIERVGDICEQYNAIYHCDTVQTMGHYVHDVRKLKAHFIVCAAHKLHGPKGVGFLYVNHSIKISPMIFGGAQERNMRGGTENVYGIVGLAKALQIAYSEMEQHQNHIQELKTYLMDRLQNEVPDLFFNGETAPEKSLYTVLNVSFPAMDMADMLLFNLDINGISASGGSACSSGSNIGSHVLTGIAADPNRPSVRFSFSKYNTKEELDFVVEKVKQIVSQNVTA; from the coding sequence ATGGAAAGAATTTATTTAGATAATGCTGCAACTACACCCCTGGATGCAGCAGTGATAGAGGAAATGGTTAATGTGATGAATTCTTATTATGGTAATCCATCCTCCATACATGCCCAGGGACGTGAGGTGCGCACATTAATTGAAAAGGCCAGAAAAACAGTTGCCGGACTTTTAAATGCAACGCCTGCAGAGATTTTTTTTACTTCAGGAGGTACAGAAGCCGATAATACAGCCATTCGCTGTGGTATTGCAGCCTTCAATATTAAGCATGCCATTACCTCTAAAATTGAGCATCATGCAGTAGAGCATACCCTTAATATGCTTTTACAGCAAGGCGTAATTGATAAGTTGAGTTTTGTTAATGTAGATGAAAAAGGTAATATTGATTATAATCATCTTGAAGAGCTGCTTAAAAACAATGAGCGTTCCTTTGTATCCTTAATGCACGCAAATAACGAATTGGGTACATTAACAGATATAGAAAGGGTAGGTGATATTTGTGAACAATATAATGCCATTTATCATTGTGATACTGTACAAACCATGGGGCATTACGTACATGATGTAAGAAAGCTCAAAGCTCATTTTATAGTATGTGCTGCTCATAAATTACATGGTCCAAAAGGTGTTGGTTTCCTGTATGTTAATCATTCTATAAAAATCAGTCCTATGATTTTTGGAGGGGCTCAGGAACGTAATATGCGCGGTGGAACAGAAAATGTTTATGGCATTGTAGGTTTAGCAAAGGCTTTGCAAATAGCATATTCCGAAATGGAACAGCACCAAAATCATATTCAGGAATTAAAGACATATTTAATGGATAGGCTTCAAAATGAAGTGCCAGATCTGTTTTTTAACGGGGAAACAGCCCCTGAAAAAAGCTTGTATACTGTTTTAAATGTTTCTTTCCCAGCTATGGACATGGCAGATATGCTGCTGTTTAATCTTGATATTAATGGGATTTCTGCATCTGGAGGAAGCGCCTGTTCATCAGGTTCTAATATTGGCTCACATGTACTTACAGGTATAGCTGCTGATCCTAATCGCCCATCAGTAAGGTTCTCCTTTAGTAAGTACAATACCAAAGAAGAATTGGATTTTGTAGTAGAGAAAGTAAAACAAATCGTTAGTCAGAATGTGACTGCTTAG
- a CDS encoding GH92 family glycosyl hydrolase — MIKQFLTASLVLASSALFAQSVGKVTDPVEWINPLMGTASKPDLSNGNTYPAIALPWGMNFWTPQTGKMGDGWAYTYDADKIRGFKQTHQPSPWMNDYGQFSVMPVTGKMRFNQDDRASWYSHKSEIAKPYYYSVYLADADVTTEITPTERAAQFRFTFPKTNDAYVVVDAFDKGSYIKIIPGERKIIGYSTRYSRGKLENFKNYFVIYFDKPFTSANAWRGKNLAKDTLELQSDHSGAIVGFKTAKGEAVNMKVASSFISFEQADINLTRELSNDSFETTKQKGKAIWNKTLSKISVEGGTIDQVRTFYSSLYRTLFFPHKMYEVDKSNKVVHYSPYTGKTAPGYRFAGTGFWDTFRALYPFLNLVYPSINKEMQEGLVNDYKGGGWLPEWSSPSYSDCMIGNNSASVVADAYIKGMRGYDINTLWDAVKHGANNEGPEATGRRGVKYYNELGYVPYDVKINENAARTLEYAYDDFAIYQLGKALGKPASEIDIYKKRSMNYKNLFDPSTGLMRGKNQDGKFQSPFNPFKWGDAFTEGNSWHYSWSVFQDIDGLSKLMGGKEKFVQKLDSVFTLPPVFDDSYYGGVIHEIREMQIANMGQYAHGNQPIQHMIYLYNYGGAPWKTQYWVRETMDRMYKATPDGYCGDEDNGQTSAWYVFSALGFYPVTPAVDQYVIGAPLFKKVTLNLENGKTITINAPKNSADNKYVQTLKYNGKPYSKNWLSHSTLLQGATLDFDMSGTPNKERGSNEADFPYSLSTDTGK, encoded by the coding sequence ATGATTAAACAATTTTTAACCGCCTCATTAGTTCTGGCATCCTCTGCACTGTTTGCACAGTCGGTGGGTAAAGTAACAGATCCAGTTGAATGGATTAATCCGCTAATGGGTACTGCAAGTAAACCAGACTTGTCTAATGGAAATACTTATCCGGCCATAGCCTTGCCATGGGGAATGAACTTCTGGACACCACAAACTGGTAAGATGGGCGACGGATGGGCTTATACCTACGACGCCGATAAAATAAGAGGATTTAAACAAACTCATCAGCCATCTCCATGGATGAATGATTACGGTCAGTTTTCAGTAATGCCTGTAACAGGTAAAATGAGATTCAACCAGGATGATAGAGCAAGCTGGTACTCTCATAAATCTGAAATTGCAAAACCTTACTATTATAGTGTTTATTTGGCTGATGCTGATGTGACAACAGAAATAACCCCTACAGAAAGGGCTGCTCAGTTCCGTTTCACCTTCCCAAAAACAAACGATGCATATGTAGTTGTTGATGCTTTTGATAAAGGATCTTACATCAAAATAATTCCAGGCGAGCGTAAAATAATTGGTTACAGTACAAGATATAGCCGCGGAAAACTCGAAAACTTTAAAAACTACTTCGTTATTTACTTTGATAAACCGTTTACTTCTGCAAATGCATGGAGAGGCAAAAATCTTGCAAAGGATACCCTGGAGTTGCAAAGTGATCACTCTGGTGCTATTGTGGGCTTTAAAACTGCAAAAGGTGAGGCAGTTAATATGAAAGTTGCTTCTTCATTTATCAGTTTTGAGCAGGCGGATATTAACTTAACAAGAGAATTATCAAACGATAGCTTCGAAACAACTAAACAAAAAGGAAAAGCTATTTGGAACAAAACACTCAGCAAAATCTCTGTTGAAGGTGGAACTATAGATCAGGTTCGTACTTTTTATTCAAGTTTGTACCGTACTTTATTCTTCCCTCATAAAATGTATGAAGTAGATAAAAGTAACAAAGTTGTACACTACAGCCCGTACACTGGTAAAACAGCACCAGGCTACAGATTTGCTGGTACCGGCTTCTGGGATACCTTTAGAGCCTTGTATCCTTTCCTTAACCTTGTTTACCCATCAATTAATAAAGAGATGCAGGAAGGTTTAGTAAACGATTATAAAGGTGGCGGATGGTTGCCTGAATGGTCAAGCCCTAGTTATTCAGATTGTATGATCGGAAATAACTCTGCTTCTGTTGTCGCTGATGCCTATATTAAAGGTATGCGCGGTTATGACATCAATACTTTATGGGATGCAGTAAAACATGGTGCCAATAATGAAGGCCCTGAAGCCACTGGCCGTCGTGGTGTTAAATACTATAACGAATTAGGTTATGTACCTTACGATGTAAAAATCAACGAAAATGCTGCACGAACATTGGAGTATGCTTATGATGATTTTGCGATTTACCAGTTAGGTAAAGCCTTAGGTAAACCTGCTTCTGAAATTGATATTTATAAAAAACGCAGTATGAACTACAAGAATCTGTTTGACCCATCAACAGGTTTAATGCGCGGTAAAAATCAGGATGGTAAATTCCAGTCTCCATTTAATCCATTTAAATGGGGTGATGCCTTTACAGAAGGAAACAGCTGGCATTATTCGTGGTCAGTATTCCAGGATATTGACGGATTATCTAAGCTAATGGGTGGAAAAGAGAAATTTGTTCAGAAACTAGATTCAGTGTTTACACTTCCTCCAGTATTTGATGATAGCTATTATGGTGGTGTTATCCATGAGATTCGCGAAATGCAAATTGCAAACATGGGCCAGTATGCTCATGGTAATCAGCCAATTCAACACATGATCTATTTATACAATTATGGTGGTGCGCCATGGAAAACTCAATACTGGGTACGTGAAACCATGGATAGAATGTATAAAGCTACGCCTGACGGATATTGCGGAGATGAAGATAACGGACAAACATCTGCATGGTATGTGTTCTCTGCCTTAGGGTTTTATCCTGTAACTCCGGCTGTAGATCAGTATGTTATCGGAGCTCCATTATTTAAAAAGGTAACACTTAATTTAGAGAACGGTAAAACGATCACTATCAACGCGCCAAAAAACAGTGCTGATAACAAATATGTACAAACCTTAAAGTACAATGGAAAGCCGTATTCTAAAAACTGGTTAAGCCACTCTACTTTATTACAAGGAGCAACCTTGGATTTTGATATGTCTGGAACTCCGAATAAAGAAAGAGGCTCTAATGAGGCCGATTTCCCTTATTCACTTTCAACAGATACAGGTAAATAA
- the accD gene encoding acetyl-CoA carboxylase, carboxyltransferase subunit beta yields the protein MAWFKREKKGISTLTEEKKEAPDGLWNKCPNCKKALHTADQIENKYVCQYCDYHLRIGSKEYFQVLFDDNKFTELFPNLTSGDPLNFTDSKPYTERLVESMTKTGLKDAIRAAHGKIEGEDLVVACMDFSFIGGSMGSVVGEKIARSIDYSMKHKIPFLMISKSGGARMMEAAFSLMQMAKTSAKLALLSQAKIPYISLLTDPTTGGVTASYAMLGDINIAEPGALIGFAGPRVIKETIKKDLPKGFQTAEFVLEHGFLDFIVDRRMMKAKLAAFLKMMKN from the coding sequence ATGGCTTGGTTTAAAAGAGAGAAAAAAGGTATTAGTACGCTTACTGAAGAAAAAAAAGAAGCGCCAGACGGTTTATGGAACAAGTGTCCGAATTGTAAAAAAGCATTACATACTGCCGATCAGATTGAGAATAAATATGTTTGCCAATATTGTGACTATCATTTAAGGATAGGATCTAAAGAATATTTCCAGGTATTATTTGATGATAATAAGTTCACTGAGCTTTTTCCGAATTTAACATCAGGAGATCCGCTGAACTTTACAGACAGTAAGCCTTACACTGAAAGATTAGTGGAAAGCATGACTAAAACCGGATTAAAAGACGCAATTAGAGCTGCTCATGGCAAAATAGAAGGCGAAGATCTGGTTGTAGCTTGTATGGATTTCAGTTTTATTGGCGGATCTATGGGTTCAGTAGTTGGTGAGAAAATTGCCCGCTCTATTGATTATTCTATGAAGCATAAAATTCCGTTTTTAATGATCTCCAAATCTGGAGGCGCACGGATGATGGAAGCAGCATTCTCCTTAATGCAAATGGCTAAAACTTCGGCCAAACTGGCATTGCTAAGTCAGGCTAAAATTCCTTATATATCTTTACTTACAGATCCAACAACAGGTGGTGTTACGGCTTCTTATGCAATGCTTGGTGATATTAACATTGCTGAACCGGGTGCTTTAATTGGTTTTGCCGGCCCAAGGGTTATTAAAGAAACTATAAAGAAAGATCTTCCTAAAGGTTTCCAAACTGCAGAATTTGTTTTAGAACATGGTTTCCTTGATTTCATTGTTGATCGCAGAATGATGAAAGCTAAACTTGCTGCTTTCCTTAAAATGATGAAGAACTAA
- the fbaA gene encoding class II fructose-bisphosphate aldolase has product MSLKGYKGVIYGDAVQELFEQAKKHQFALPAVNVTGTNTINAVMETAKAVNSPVIIQLSNGGAQFYAGKTLNNDNLNACVLGAVSAAKHVHLLAEHYGVAVILHTDHAAKKLLPWIDGLLDHGEKFFAETGKPLFSSHMLDLSEESIEENMEISAKYLARMAKLGMTIEIELGVTGGEEDGVDNSDVDSSKLYTQPSEVAYAYEELSKVSDKFTVAAAFGNVHGVYKPGNVKLQPVILKNSQDFIKEKFNISADKPINFVFHGGSGSSQEEIREAISYGAIKMNIDTDMQWAMWEGILDYYKANEGYLQAQIGNPDGEDKPNKKYYDPRVWLRKGEEAFVKRLTQAFEDLNCKDASDKL; this is encoded by the coding sequence ATGAGTTTAAAAGGCTACAAAGGCGTAATTTACGGAGATGCCGTTCAGGAATTGTTTGAACAGGCTAAAAAACATCAATTTGCTTTGCCAGCAGTAAATGTTACCGGTACAAATACCATTAATGCAGTAATGGAAACTGCCAAAGCAGTTAATTCACCTGTTATCATTCAACTTTCTAACGGTGGAGCACAATTCTACGCAGGTAAAACATTAAATAATGATAATTTAAATGCATGCGTTTTAGGTGCAGTATCTGCAGCTAAACACGTTCATTTATTGGCTGAACATTATGGTGTTGCTGTAATATTACACACTGATCATGCTGCTAAAAAATTATTACCATGGATTGACGGATTGTTAGATCATGGCGAGAAATTCTTTGCTGAGACTGGAAAACCATTGTTTTCTTCACACATGCTTGACTTATCTGAAGAGTCTATCGAAGAGAATATGGAAATCTCTGCTAAATATTTAGCACGTATGGCTAAATTAGGCATGACCATTGAAATCGAGCTTGGTGTTACAGGTGGTGAAGAAGATGGCGTTGATAACAGCGATGTAGATAGTTCTAAATTATATACCCAGCCTTCAGAAGTTGCTTATGCTTACGAAGAGTTGAGTAAAGTAAGTGATAAATTTACTGTTGCAGCTGCATTTGGTAACGTTCATGGTGTTTATAAACCAGGCAACGTAAAATTACAGCCGGTAATTCTTAAGAATTCTCAGGATTTCATCAAAGAAAAATTCAATATTTCTGCTGATAAACCTATCAACTTTGTATTCCACGGTGGTTCAGGTTCTTCTCAGGAAGAAATCAGAGAAGCTATTTCTTACGGAGCTATTAAAATGAATATCGATACAGATATGCAATGGGCTATGTGGGAAGGTATTTTAGATTACTATAAAGCGAATGAAGGATATCTTCAGGCTCAGATCGGAAATCCTGATGGCGAAGATAAACCTAATAAGAAATATTACGATCCTCGCGTTTGGTTACGTAAAGGCGAAGAAGCCTTTGTTAAACGTTTAACACAAGCATTTGAAGATTTAAATTGTAAAGACGCAAGCGACAAATTATAA
- a CDS encoding GNAT family N-acetyltransferase has protein sequence MDALQVIKVNNPQDLDKVFAIRKTVFVEEQNCPPELEWENEDVSKHFLALLNNEPCGACRWRKTENGYKLERFAVLKKFRGKRIGQALVAAALSDLPSDADYIYLNAQLDAMRLYSRFGFIAEGDQFEEAGIQHYRMVKKHHHA, from the coding sequence ATGGACGCACTTCAGGTAATTAAGGTAAACAATCCGCAAGATTTGGATAAAGTATTTGCAATTAGAAAAACCGTTTTTGTTGAAGAGCAGAACTGCCCTCCAGAGCTGGAATGGGAAAATGAAGATGTTTCAAAACATTTTCTGGCATTGTTAAACAACGAACCTTGTGGCGCATGCCGCTGGCGCAAAACAGAAAATGGATATAAATTAGAACGATTTGCTGTACTAAAAAAGTTCAGAGGAAAAAGAATAGGACAGGCCCTGGTAGCTGCAGCCTTGTCTGACTTACCTTCTGATGCAGATTACATTTATTTAAATGCGCAGCTGGATGCAATGAGGTTATATTCGAGATTTGGCTTTATAGCAGAGGGCGACCAATTTGAAGAAGCCGGTATACAGCACTACAGAATGGTTAAAAAGCACCATCATGCGTAA
- a CDS encoding hydroxymethylglutaryl-CoA lyase, whose translation MMKQRSIKLIECPRDAMQGLHDFIATDVKAAYINLLLQVGFDTIDFGSFVSPKAIPQLRDTREVLSKLDLTTTRSKLLAIVANLRGVEEAVVHNEITYLGFPFSISETFQQRNTNSSIAQSMDTVKQMLELCDKNGKTAVVYLSMGFGNPYGDEWNIEIVEKWAAELVANGVKILSLSDTTGVSSPEKIRKILPSLVRKFENTEIGLHLHSTPNTRFEKIEAAYESGCRRFDSALKGFGGCPMATDDLTGNLATEELITYLESRNEALNLNMDKWWEAVEYSQKVFPLY comes from the coding sequence ATGATGAAGCAAAGGTCAATTAAGCTTATAGAGTGTCCGCGTGATGCAATGCAGGGCCTTCATGATTTTATAGCTACTGATGTTAAAGCAGCATATATTAATTTGCTTTTGCAGGTTGGCTTTGATACTATAGATTTTGGGAGTTTTGTGTCTCCAAAGGCAATTCCTCAGTTACGTGACACACGTGAGGTTTTATCAAAGCTTGATTTAACCACTACACGTTCTAAACTTTTGGCTATTGTAGCTAATTTACGTGGCGTTGAAGAAGCAGTTGTACATAATGAGATAACATACCTTGGTTTTCCGTTTTCTATTTCAGAAACATTTCAGCAAAGAAATACCAACTCCAGCATTGCTCAGTCAATGGATACGGTAAAGCAGATGCTTGAGCTCTGTGATAAAAATGGTAAAACAGCGGTTGTTTATTTGTCTATGGGTTTTGGAAATCCCTATGGCGATGAATGGAATATAGAAATAGTTGAAAAATGGGCTGCTGAACTGGTTGCTAATGGAGTAAAGATTCTTTCTTTATCAGACACTACGGGTGTTTCTTCTCCTGAAAAAATCAGGAAGATTTTACCATCTCTGGTTAGAAAATTTGAGAACACGGAGATCGGACTGCATTTACACAGCACCCCCAATACGCGTTTTGAAAAGATTGAGGCTGCTTACGAAAGTGGATGCCGAAGATTTGATAGTGCATTAAAAGGATTTGGCGGCTGCCCTATGGCTACAGACGATCTGACAGGCAATCTGGCCACAGAAGAACTTATTACCTACTTAGAGAGCAGGAATGAGGCCTTAAATCTGAACATGGATAAATGGTGGGAAGCTGTTGAGTATTCTCAAAAGGTTTTCCCGTTATATTAA
- a CDS encoding NAD(P)/FAD-dependent oxidoreductase produces MEQRFPKGNKPRIVIVGGGFGGIELAKKLRNKDVEVIMLDKHNYHTFQPLLYQVATGGLEADSIAFPLRKIFKGQKNLTFRVTEVKKVLPLENAIETTIGIFEYDHLVIATGSTSNFFGQAEIERNAMPMKSIPEALNLRSLLLQNLEAAQIATDKLTEAELLNFVVVGGGPTGVETSGAIAELKKHVLKSDYPELDLKKVNIFLIEGSPELLGAMSVQAQKKSEEFLGELGVTVMTNSRVQSYDGRQLILVDGRIIPTSTVIWSAGVKGVVIDGLNPQCVVRGNRVKVNEVSRVDGHDNIYAIGDVAAMITEEFPNGYPGVAPAAIQQGKQLAENLINIIGNKPTEPFKYFDKGAMATVGRNRAVVDIHKVRFQGIFAWFTWMFVHLMTLVGFRNKLVVFVNWVWSYFSYDRGTRLIIRPFLRGNPEPPVAATPVVEPKPVNDEAKVN; encoded by the coding sequence ATGGAACAACGTTTTCCTAAAGGCAACAAACCCAGAATTGTAATTGTAGGCGGTGGCTTTGGCGGCATTGAGCTGGCAAAAAAACTGCGAAATAAGGACGTAGAAGTAATTATGCTAGATAAACATAATTACCATACATTTCAGCCATTATTGTATCAGGTTGCTACGGGAGGCTTAGAGGCCGACTCTATAGCTTTTCCGTTAAGAAAAATCTTTAAGGGTCAAAAAAACCTAACCTTTAGGGTTACTGAAGTGAAAAAGGTTTTACCTCTTGAAAATGCCATAGAAACTACAATTGGTATTTTTGAATATGACCATCTTGTAATTGCTACAGGATCGACCAGTAACTTTTTTGGGCAGGCAGAGATAGAAAGAAATGCCATGCCCATGAAATCGATTCCTGAAGCTCTAAATCTCAGGAGCCTGCTGCTTCAAAATCTGGAAGCTGCACAGATCGCTACGGATAAGCTTACCGAGGCTGAGCTGCTGAATTTTGTTGTTGTTGGCGGTGGACCAACCGGAGTAGAAACTTCGGGTGCAATTGCAGAACTTAAAAAACATGTTTTAAAAAGTGATTATCCTGAGTTAGACCTTAAGAAAGTAAATATCTTTCTGATAGAAGGCTCTCCTGAATTACTTGGAGCCATGTCTGTTCAGGCGCAAAAGAAATCTGAAGAGTTTCTTGGAGAGCTTGGTGTAACCGTTATGACCAATTCCCGCGTTCAATCTTACGACGGAAGGCAGCTGATCCTTGTTGATGGCAGGATTATCCCTACTTCAACTGTAATTTGGTCGGCCGGAGTAAAAGGAGTGGTAATTGACGGCTTAAATCCGCAGTGCGTGGTTAGGGGAAATCGTGTAAAAGTTAATGAGGTGAGCAGAGTTGATGGGCATGACAACATTTATGCTATCGGAGATGTAGCCGCAATGATTACAGAGGAGTTCCCTAATGGTTATCCGGGTGTTGCACCTGCAGCTATACAACAAGGAAAGCAACTTGCCGAAAATCTGATCAATATTATTGGTAACAAACCGACTGAACCTTTTAAATACTTTGATAAAGGTGCAATGGCAACTGTGGGCAGAAACAGGGCGGTTGTAGATATTCATAAAGTTAGGTTTCAGGGCATATTTGCCTGGTTTACCTGGATGTTTGTTCACTTGATGACACTTGTTGGCTTTAGAAATAAACTGGTGGTATTTGTGAATTGGGTATGGAGCTATTTTAGTTACGACAGAGGAACAAGATTAATTATACGCCCATTTTTAAGGGGAAATCCAGAACCGCCTGTAGCTGCCACTCCTGTAGTAGAACCCAAACCTGTAAATGATGAAGCAAAGGTCAATTAA